In Dermacentor variabilis isolate Ectoservices chromosome 7, ASM5094787v1, whole genome shotgun sequence, a genomic segment contains:
- the LOC142589041 gene encoding uncharacterized protein LOC142589041, translating into MCSRRVAFTVLCVALVLAVVTQEAHATKLKKLAKYALISAALAPRVVPVPFPVGHHHHHGHHHGHHHHAHHPAPAWPAAWPAAWPAGGWQGGWHGGVHAGYGW; encoded by the exons ATGTGCAGCCGCCGAGTCGCATTCACTGTCCTCTGCGTGGCCTTGGTGCTAGCGGTCGTGACACAGGAAGCGCACGCAACCAAGCTCAAGAAGCTGGCAAAGTACGCACTCATCAGCGCCGCCCTGGCCCCAAGGGTGGTCCCTGTTCCTTTCCCAGTCGG ccaccaccaccaccacgggcACCACCACGGGCACCACCACCACGCGCATCACCCTGCTCCCGCCTGGCCCGCAGCATGGCCTGCAGCATGGCCCGCAGGAGGATGGCAGGGAGGATGGCATGGAGGCGTGCACGCTGGCTACGGCTGGTGA